From a region of the Lactuca sativa cultivar Salinas chromosome 4, Lsat_Salinas_v11, whole genome shotgun sequence genome:
- the LOC128133483 gene encoding uncharacterized protein LOC128133483, with translation MIKGRNVDKDEVNEKRKSAGLSKANKKSRISKSKDMKSRDNEVKWCDKCRRKHFGGCIEEVTCFKCWKIDHNTNECTTKKEVCFKCAEEGHFKRECPKKKGVVKPNV, from the coding sequence atgatcaagggaagaaatGTCGACAAAGATGAAGTTAATGAAAAGAGGAAGAGTGCAGGATTATCAAAAGCCAATAAGAAGAGTAGAATCTCAAAGTCTAAAGACATGAAATCTAGGGATAATGAGgtgaagtggtgtgacaagtgtagaaGGAAACACTTTGGAGGATGCATTGAAGAAGTGACGTGCTTCAAGTGTTGGAAGATTGATCACAATACTAATGAATGCACAACCAAGAAGGAAGTATGCTTTAAGTGTGCTGAAGAAGGACATTTCAAGAGAGAATGCCCAAAGAAAAAAGGAGTTGTAAAGCCAAATGTGTAG